One region of Salvia miltiorrhiza cultivar Shanhuang (shh) unplaced genomic scaffold, IMPLAD_Smil_shh original_scaffold_282_1, whole genome shotgun sequence genomic DNA includes:
- the LOC131003868 gene encoding probable pectinesterase 29, giving the protein MWRNLQSIFTVLVFCLGLRNCELQRHNRKLEDARTINVPSSSFSNIQAAIDSVPSNNSNWIIIDIKAGIYKEQVKISADRPLIHLKGEVGKTSIVWNASGSIFDSATFDSLAPNILVTGITFVNSYNYPLSNGGNPAKPAVAAKISGDKSALYDCSFLGYQDTLYDYDGRHYFKNCNITGAVDFIFGNGQSIYEECTISVDRGVQDNNFVGYITAQGRENPNVGSGFVFNNCNVIGNAKMYLGRAWRPYARVIFYNSFLSDIIVSQGWDSWYNGGDEAKLTFAEEQCRGLGSDKSSRVKWEKSLSQEELQSFTSISYIDKEGWMSKLPSHSH; this is encoded by the exons ATGTGGAGGAATTTGCAAAGTATATTCACGGTTTTGGTATTTTGTTTAGGGTTGAGAAATTGTGAGCTGCAAAGACATAATAGAAAATTAGAAGATGCGAGAACAATCAATGTGCCGTCATCGAGCTTCTCTAATATTCAAGCAGCCATTGATTCTGTTCCTTCAAACAATAGTAATTGGATCATCATTGATATCAAGGCCGGGATTTACAA GGAGCAGGTGAAGATCTCTGCAGACAGACCATTAATTCATCTAAAAGGAGAAGTTGGAAAAACGTCCATAGTGTGGAATGCAAGCGGCTCAATATTCGATTCTGCAACTTTTGATTCCCTCGCTCCTAATATTCTTGTCACAGGAATTACTTTTGTG AACTCTTACAATTATCCATTAAGCAACGGCGGAAATCCGGCGAAGCCGGCGGTGGCGGCGAAGATCTCAGGCGACAAATCAGCTTTGTATGATTGTAGCTTTTTGGGGTATCAAGATACATTGTACGATTACGATGGCCGCCATTATTTTAAGAATTGCAACATTACTGGAGCGGTTGATTTTATATTTGGGAATGGCCAATCTATTTATGAG GAGTGCACCATATCAGTGGATCGTGGTGTACAAGACAACAATTTTGTAGGTTACATCACTGCGCAGGGAAGAGAAAATCCAAATGTTGGTAGTGGTTTTGTATTCAATAATTGCAATGTGATTGGAAATGCGAAGATGTATCTTGGAAGAGCTTGGAGGCCTTATGCTAGAGTCATATTTTACAACTCATTTCTCTCAGACATCATCGTTTCTCAAGGATGGGATTCTTGGTATAATGGTGGCGATGA AGCTAAGTTAACTTTTGCTGAGGAACAATGCCGTGGATTAGGTTCGGATAAGTCTAGCCGAGTGAAGTGGGAGAAAAGCCTTAGCCAAGAGGAGTTGCAGTCATTTACTAGCATCTCTTACATTGACAAGGAAGGATGGATGTCCAAACTACCTTCTCATTCTCATTAG